The window GACGGTAAAGATGGTCTAGTCGATGGACAAATCACCGATCCAAGAGTCTGCACGTTGAAGCCCCAATCGCTTCGTTGTACTGACAATCGCGCTACTGCAACCTGTTTAACAACAGCTGAGATTGCAGTCGTCAATAAACTCTATCAGGGTGCTGTGGATCGTCAGGGGAGGTTACTTTATCCAGGCAGCCAAACGATTGGGTCAGAACTTGGGTGGGCAGGTTTGAGTATTGGCAGAGATGGAATGCCACCAATGGCAGCAGAAATCTCCAACAGCTATCTGAAATATCTCGCCTTTCCTAAAAGTCCTCCTGCATCTTTACTCTTACAAAGACTGGCAATTTACGGTTGAGGGCTTTGATCGGCTACGTCCTCTGGGCAAAGTCTACAACGCGACCAATCCTAACCTCAAAGCGTTTCGCGATCGTGGTGGAAAACTCATTCTCTATCATGGGTGGGCTGATCCAGCGATTCCCCCTCAAGGCACACTCGCTTACTATCAGACAGTTCAAGATACTATGGGCGGTCTTGTCAAGGTGCAATCGTTTGCTAGATTGTTTATGCTGCCTGGAGTGTATCACTGTCAGGGCGGAACCAGTCCCAGCCGTGTGGATTGGCTCACACCGATAGTAGCATGGGTTGAGCAAGGCACTCCTCCAACTAAAATCATTGCCTCCCAAACGGCTGATGATTCAGCGAGCGGTGGTTTTAGCAATCCAACCGAGGAAGCAACGGGAAACAATGCAAAAATTGTCAGAACAAGACCGATATTTCCTTACCCGATGCAAGCTAGATACAACGGCAAGGGAAGTATTGACGATGCTGCAAACTTTGTAGAAGTGATGCCTTCCCAAATCCCAATGATCGTATTGATTGGATCGGAAATGATTTGTTTAAGCCTCAGTAATCTTAGAAAGTTTCTACTTTTTTTGTGAAATGGTATCAGATGCATACTTTAAGGGCATTGGTTGTTTTCAGCATTCAGTCGTCTGTAGGACAGTAATTTGAAATTGCTTGCCTAACTGCCAGACATAAGCCGATTGTTTATGGGCAATCAACAGTTGAGCAAGTATGTAGAATTTGTGATTGACAAACTCGATATATCGCGTTATATTTTCATTAATTAACGATATATCGTGATATATTAAAAATACAAGAATTACATATGTTCAGAAAATTTCATCCACGTCATCTCGTACCAGCATGGGCAGGAGTTGGATCTGGCAATCAATTTTTCATAAGTGGGCGACATGGACGTAGAGGTTCGCCTAGAGATGGCTGGGGAGATGAACCTCGCACCCGTCGTGGGGACATCAAATTCATGCTGCTTGGACTTCTATCTGAGCGTCCCCAGCACGGTTATGAACTGATTAAAGAACTAGAAACCCGTCGCGGAGGCTTTCACCGCCTTAGTCCGGGTTCTGTCTATCCAACGCTCCA is drawn from Chlorogloeopsis sp. ULAP01 and contains these coding sequences:
- a CDS encoding tannase/feruloyl esterase family alpha/beta hydrolase, with the protein product MVILNVLLQREESLRSVHIIIAGAPAAIQAPLNGEYETWNGRANQDSQGNPILPVDKLALIHKAAIANCDGKDGLVDGQITDPRVCTLKPQSLRCTDNRATATCLTTAEIAVVNKLYQGAVDRQGRLLYPGSQTIGSELGWAGLSIGRDGMPPMAAEISNSYLKYLAFPKSPPASLLLQRLAIYG
- a CDS encoding tannase/feruloyl esterase family alpha/beta hydrolase: MHLYSYKDWQFTVEGFDRLRPLGKVYNATNPNLKAFRDRGGKLILYHGWADPAIPPQGTLAYYQTVQDTMGGLVKVQSFARLFMLPGVYHCQGGTSPSRVDWLTPIVAWVEQGTPPTKIIASQTADDSASGGFSNPTEEATGNNAKIVRTRPIFPYPMQARYNGKGSIDDAANFVEVMPSQIPMIVLIGSEMICLSLSNLRKFLLFL